A section of the Citrus sinensis cultivar Valencia sweet orange chromosome 8, DVS_A1.0, whole genome shotgun sequence genome encodes:
- the LOC102614855 gene encoding DNA repair protein RAD5A, translated as MGTKVTDEVLSTVRSVVGPEFSNMDIIRALHMANHDPAAAINIIFDTPNFKTPEIKPLAARRKLIISKENEIRASSENGTLAEAIAEGYSEGSEWWFVGWGDVPAMSTSKGRKLRRGDEVTFTFPLKSFNSLSSKFPSKSFVRARQAVVPCSEIVRFSTKDAGEIGRIPHEWSRCLLPLVRDKKVEILGCCKSAPEVLGIMDTIVLSIRVYINSSMFRKHHATSLKAGSNSAEDSVSLCHPLPNLFRLLGITPFKKAEFTPSDLYTRKRPLDSKDGSGLHASLLHANKSKVQSAKVNDVDDVEPISDSDVDNIVGVGYSSEIEEMVPPSTLKCELRPYQKQALHWMVQLEKGRCLDEAATTLHPCWEAYRLLDERELVVYLNAFSGEATIEFPSTLQMARGGILADAMGLGKTVMTIALLLTHSQRGGLSGIQSASQPSDGGIEGYDISDQSPNLMKKEPKSLSIDKLIKQANTLINGGTLIICPMTLLGQWKAEIETHAQAGSLSVHVHYGQTRQRDVNVLAQSDVVITTYGILSSDFSSENSEDYGGLYSVQWLRVVLDEAHTIKSSKSQVSIAAAALVADYRWCLTGTPIQNNLEDIYSLLRFLRVEPWGNWAWWNKLIQKPYEEGDERGLKLVQSILKPIMLRRTKSSTDREGRPILVLPPADMQVIYCELTEAEKDFYEALFKRSKVKFDQFVEQGRVLHNYASILELLLRLRQCCDHPFLVMSRGDTQDYSDLNKLAKRFLKGSSNALEGEDKDVPSRAYVQEVVEELQKGEQGECPICLEAFEDAVLTPCAHRLCRECLLGSWKTPTSGLCPVCRKTISRQDLITAPTGSRFQVDIEKNWVESTKIAVLLKELENLCLSGSKSILFSQWTAFLDLLQIPLSRNNIPFLRLDGTLNQQQREKVLKQFSEDNNIMVLLMSLKAGGVGINLTAASNAFVLDPWWNPAVEEQAVMRIHRIGQTKRVTIRRFIVKGTVEERMEAVQARKHRLIAGALTDQEVRSARIEELKMLFT; from the exons ATGGGAACCAAAGTTACCGACGAAGTGTTGTCCACTGTCCGATCGGTCGTGGGCCCGGAATTCTCCAATATGGACATAATCAGGGCCCTACACATGGCCAATCACGACCCCGCTGCCGCCATCAACATCATCTTCGACACTCCCAATTTCAAAACCCCTGAGATTAAGCCATTGGCTGCAAGACGGAAGCTGATAATCAGTAAGGAAAACGAGATCCGTGCTTCTAGCGAAAATGGTACATTAGCTGAGGCCATTGCTGAAGGTTACAGTGAAGGGAGCGAGTGGTGGTTCGTGGGGTGGGGTGACGTGCCGGCAATGTCCACGAGTAAAGGGAGAAAATTGAGGCGTGGGGATGAAGTAACGTTCACATTCCCGTTGAAGAGTTTTAATAGTTTGAGTTCTAAGTTCCCAAGTAAGAGCTTTGTGAGGGCGAGGCAAGCAGTGGTGCCCTGTTCGGAGATCGTGAGATTTTCGACCAAGGATGCTGGAGAA ATTGGTCGAATACCTCATGAGTGGTCTCGGTGTTTATTACCATTGGTGAGGGACAAGAAGGTTGAAATTCTTGGGTGTTGCAAGTCTGCTCCTGAAGTTCTGGGCATTATGGATACCATTGTTTTGTCAATAAG aGTGTATATCAATAGTTCTATGTTCCGTAAGCACCATGCAACCTCACTTAAGGCAGGTAGCAATTCAGCTGAGGATTCAGTTAGTCTTTGTCATCCTCTTCCAAATTTGTTCCGGTTGCTTGGCATAACTCCTTTCAAGAAG GCAGAATTTACTCCTAGTGACCTGTACACAAGGAAACGACCTTTGGATTCAAAG GATGGTTCTGGCCTTCATGCCTCGTTGTTACATGCCAACAAGTCTAAGGTTCAGTCTGCAAAAGTAAATGATGTTGACGATGTGGAGCCCATTTCAGATTCTGACGTTGACAATATTGTTGGCGTTGGATACAGCTCAGAGATAGAG GAAATGGTGCCGCCGAGTACTCTTAAGTGTGAACTTCGTCCCTACCAAAAGCAGGCCCTTCATTGGATGGTCCAGTTGGAGAAGGGGCGATGCCTGGATGAGGCGGCAACAACTCTTCACCCATGTTGGGAGGCATACCGCCTATTAGATGA GAGGGAGCTTGTAGTTTATTTAAATGCATTTTCTGGCGAGGCTACGATAGAATTCCCAAGCACTCTTCAAATGGCCAGAGGAGGA ATTCTGGCAGATGCAATGGGGCTCGGAAAGACTGTCATGACCATAGCACTCCTACTCACTCATTCACAAAGAGGTGGACTTTCAGGTATTCAGTCAGCAAGTCAGCCTTCTGATGGGGGCATTGAAGGCTACGATATTTCAGACCAATCGCCAAATCTCATGAAGAAAGAACCAAAATCTTTGAGcattgataaattgataaagcAAGCTAATACACTTATAAATGGTGGCACTTTGATCATATGTCCTATGACTCTTCTGGGCCAGTGGAAG GCTGAGATTGAAACTCATGCACAAGCTGGGTCTCTCTCTGTTCATGTTCATTATGGACAAACTAGACAAAGGGATGTGAATGTTTTAGCTCAGAGTGATGTTGTAATTACTACGTATGGAATACTATCCTCAGATTTCTCATCAGAG AATTCCGAAGACTATGGTGGGCTTTACTCGGTTCAGTGGTTGAGAGTTGTTCTTGATGAGGCGCACACCATAAAATCATCTAAAAGCCAAGTTTccattgctgctgctgctcttGTTGCTGATTACCGCTGGTGTCTCACAGGCACTCCTATTCAG AACAACTTGGAGGACATTTACAGTCTTCTTCGGTTCTTAAGGGTGGAACCCTGGGGAAACTGGGCATG GTGGAATAAACTTATTCAAAAACCATATGAGGAAGGTGATGAGAGAGGTTTAAAGTTAGTTCAGTCTATTTTGAAGCCAATCATGTTAAGGAGAACAAAATCTAGCACTGATAGAGAAGGCAG GCCAATTCTAGTCCTCCCTCCGGCTGACATGCAGGTGATTTACTGTGAGCTCACAGAAGCTGAGAAAGACTTCTATGAGGCCCTCTTTAAAAGATCCAAG GTGAAATTTGACCAATTTGTTGAACAAGGACGGGTTCTTCATAATTATGCCTCTATATTGGAGTTACTTTTGCGTCTTCGCCAATGCTGTGATCATCCATTCCTTGTAATGAG TCGAGGTGATACTCAAGATTACTCAGATCTAAATAAGCTAGCCAAACGTTTCCTGAAAGGCAGCTCTAATGCCTTGGAAGGGGAAGACAAAGATGTGCCCTCACGGGCTTATGTACAAGAGGTTGTGGAGGAATTACAAAAAGGAGAACAGGGAGAGTGTCCGATATGCCTTGAAGCATTTGAGGATGCAGTGTTGACACCGTGTGCTCACCGATTATGCCGAGAATGCCTGTTGGGAAGTTGGAAAACTCCTACTTCTGGTTTATGCCCCGTCTGCAG GAAGACCATCAGTAGGCAAGATCTTATTACGGCCCCAACTGGTAGTCGGTTCCAAGTTGATATTGAGAAGAACTGGGTGGAATCTACTAAAATTGCTGTTCTCTTGAAAGAACTGGAAAATTTATGCTTATCAGGTTCCAAGAGCATTTTATTTAGCCAGTGGACTGCCTTTTTGGACCTCTTACAAATCCCTCTTTCTCG GAATAACATTCCATTTCTTCGCCTGGATGGAACTCTAAATCAGCAACAACGAGAAAAAGTACTAAAACAATTTTCAGAAGATAACAACATCATG GTATTGCTTATGTCATTAAAGGCTGGTGGTGTGGGAATTAACCTAACAGCAGCTTCCAATGCTTTTGTCTTG GATCCATGGTGGAATCCGGCTGTGGAGGAGCAAGCTGTTATGCGTATTCATCGTATTGGACAAACTAAGAGGGTGACAATTAGACGGTTCATTGTCAAG